The Methylomagnum ishizawai genome has a window encoding:
- the pabB gene encoding aminodeoxychorismate synthase component I gives MTPRIEELPYFEDSAALFLPWAERRWAVFLDSGFPHSRQGRYDIIAADPIQTLVTRGALTEIRGGGSISLSPEDPFSLVRRALGEPVAAIPGLPFQGGAIGYFGYDLARRLERLPETALDADNIPEMVIGIYDWAVVVDHQERRTWLVGQGRGPALEQRWPHLVQAFSQIQTIGWQLDDFALHSDVVSNLDRARYGRAFDRIQHYIREGDCYQVNLTQRFSAYCSGNPWSAYQLLRPYNPAPFSAYLNYPQVQVLSSSPERFLKVEHGRVETKPIKGTRPRSPHPQIDAAHAQELRDSLKDRAENLMIVDLLRNDIGKCCAPGSVHVPKLFEIESYATVHHLVSTVRGHLAEGQDALDLLRGCFPGGSITGAPKIRSMEIIEELEPHRRGVYCGSIGYIGFDGDMDTNIAIRTFAHSDHTIRFWAGGGIVADSDPELEYQECYHKAAALLNLLDQFRLQKTGAYPLGY, from the coding sequence ATGACCCCCAGGATTGAAGAGCTCCCGTATTTCGAGGATAGCGCCGCCCTGTTCCTGCCCTGGGCGGAACGGCGCTGGGCCGTGTTCCTGGACAGCGGCTTCCCACACAGCCGCCAAGGCCGCTACGACATCATCGCCGCCGACCCCATCCAAACCCTGGTCACGCGGGGAGCCTTGACCGAAATCCGCGGCGGCGGCTCCATCTCCCTCTCGCCGGAAGACCCGTTCTCGCTGGTGCGGCGCGCCTTGGGCGAACCTGTGGCGGCGATCCCCGGCCTGCCGTTCCAGGGCGGAGCCATCGGCTATTTCGGCTACGATCTGGCCCGGCGCTTGGAACGCCTGCCGGAAACGGCCCTCGACGCCGACAACATCCCCGAAATGGTCATCGGCATCTACGACTGGGCGGTGGTGGTCGATCACCAGGAACGCCGCACCTGGCTGGTCGGACAAGGCCGCGGTCCCGCGTTGGAACAACGCTGGCCGCACCTGGTGCAAGCCTTCAGCCAAATCCAGACCATCGGTTGGCAACTCGACGATTTCGCCCTGCACAGCGACGTGGTGTCGAACCTGGACCGCGCCCGCTATGGCCGGGCCTTCGACCGCATCCAGCACTACATCCGCGAAGGCGATTGCTACCAAGTCAACCTGACCCAGCGCTTCTCGGCCTATTGCTCGGGCAATCCCTGGTCGGCCTACCAATTGCTTCGGCCCTACAATCCCGCCCCGTTCAGCGCCTATCTCAATTACCCACAGGTCCAGGTCTTGAGTTCCTCGCCGGAACGCTTCCTCAAGGTCGAGCATGGCCGGGTCGAAACCAAGCCGATCAAGGGCACCCGCCCCCGCTCCCCCCATCCCCAAATCGACGCCGCCCACGCCCAGGAACTCCGCGACAGCCTGAAGGACCGCGCCGAAAACCTGATGATCGTCGATCTCCTCCGCAACGATATCGGCAAATGCTGTGCGCCGGGTTCGGTCCACGTCCCCAAGCTGTTCGAGATCGAGAGCTATGCCACCGTGCATCATCTGGTCAGCACGGTGCGCGGACACTTGGCGGAAGGGCAGGACGCCCTGGATTTGCTACGGGGCTGCTTCCCCGGCGGTTCCATCACCGGCGCGCCCAAAATCCGTTCCATGGAAATCATCGAGGAACTGGAACCGCACCGGCGCGGCGTCTATTGCGGTTCCATCGGCTATATCGGCTTCGACGGCGACATGGACACCAATATCGCCATCCGCACCTTCGCGCATTCCGACCACACCATCCGCTTCTGGGCCGGCGGCGGCATCGTGGCCGATTCCGACCCGGAGTTGGAATACCAGGAGTGCTACCACAAAGCCGCCGCCCTGCTGAACCTGCTGGACCAATTCCGCCTCCAGAAAACCGGTGCCTACCCCTTGGGTTATTAA
- a CDS encoding amino acid kinase, whose translation MPTPWVIKLGGSLHASEHLPRWLHALADSGAVLVPGGGPFADAVRVAQARWDFGDRAAHAMAILAMRQYGLMLGDLYPGFAVSCDIAGLAAALAVGRAAIWLPDPDTLPEPEVPASWAITSDSLAAWLARKLGAAHLLLVKSAGIPAGEFGVQEAAARGWIDAAFPGFLAGGGFGAWLSRPDQHARLGAGLREPQAVFTHIVPDIGPVTRENTSYVDHSPLFRQPA comes from the coding sequence GTGCCTACCCCTTGGGTTATTAAGCTGGGCGGCAGCCTCCACGCCTCGGAACACCTGCCGCGCTGGCTCCATGCCCTGGCCGATAGCGGCGCGGTCCTGGTGCCGGGCGGCGGGCCGTTCGCCGACGCGGTGCGGGTGGCCCAGGCCCGCTGGGATTTCGGCGACCGCGCCGCCCATGCCATGGCGATCCTCGCCATGCGCCAATATGGCCTGATGCTCGGCGATCTTTATCCCGGATTCGCGGTCTCCTGTGATATTGCCGGTTTGGCCGCGGCCCTGGCCGTGGGCCGCGCCGCGATCTGGCTCCCCGATCCCGACACCCTGCCCGAACCGGAAGTCCCGGCCTCGTGGGCCATCACCTCGGACAGCCTCGCGGCCTGGCTGGCGCGGAAGCTCGGCGCGGCGCACCTGCTCCTGGTGAAGTCGGCGGGGATTCCGGCGGGCGAATTCGGTGTCCAAGAAGCGGCGGCGCGTGGCTGGATCGACGCCGCCTTCCCGGGATTCCTGGCCGGGGGCGGATTCGGGGCTTGGCTGTCGCGGCCGGACCAACACGCCCGCCTCGGCGCAGGGCTGCGCGAGCCGCAAGCCGTCTTCACCCATATCGTGCCGGATATCGGCCCCGTCACCCGCGAGAACACGTCTTATGTCGATCACAGTCCGCTATTTCGCCAGCCTGCGTGA
- a CDS encoding MoaD/ThiS family protein, with amino-acid sequence MSITVRYFASLRETLGRAEETLAPDGIHSVIEVWQAVAAGRPLPQGLLCAINLEYAEPGAPVRDGDEVAFFPPVTGG; translated from the coding sequence ATGTCGATCACAGTCCGCTATTTCGCCAGCCTGCGTGAAACCCTGGGCCGGGCCGAGGAAACCCTGGCCCCGGACGGCATCCACAGCGTCATCGAAGTTTGGCAAGCCGTGGCCGCGGGCCGGCCACTGCCGCAAGGACTGCTCTGCGCCATCAACCTGGAATACGCCGAACCCGGCGCCCCGGTGCGCGACGGCGACGAAGTGGCGTTCTTCCCGCCGGTCACGGGAGGCTGA
- a CDS encoding ATP-grasp domain-containing protein, whose protein sequence is MRILVFEYVTGGGLAPELPPASLVVEGGFMLAALLRDLSALPGVDIVALRDARLPMPMGDFPRTEWVALDDGGEAERRFGELAAGSDAVWPIAPETSGILERLCRTVETLGKPLLTSPAAAVAIAASKLATARRLEAHGIPVVETLPLDAWADPPFPRVVKPDDGVGCEGSRIVETPEAWRHCLERFAGQGYVAQPLIAGEALSLSALFAHGQATPLSLNHQRIARRDGGFVLTGCGVNTVDAATAAACGTLAPAIAAALPELWGYAGVDFILTPQGPRVLEINPRLTTSYTGLARAIGVNPAGLILDLWRHGRLPDPARLDRVPVEITLEPEHEH, encoded by the coding sequence TTGAGAATCCTGGTATTCGAGTATGTTACCGGCGGCGGCCTGGCCCCGGAACTCCCGCCCGCTTCGCTGGTGGTGGAAGGTGGATTCATGCTGGCGGCTTTGCTGCGGGATTTATCCGCCTTGCCCGGCGTGGATATCGTGGCCTTGCGGGATGCCCGTTTGCCCATGCCCATGGGCGATTTCCCCCGGACCGAATGGGTCGCGCTCGACGATGGCGGCGAGGCCGAACGCCGTTTCGGCGAGCTCGCCGCCGGGAGCGATGCCGTTTGGCCCATCGCCCCGGAAACCTCCGGCATCCTGGAACGGCTGTGCCGGACCGTGGAAACCCTCGGCAAACCGCTGTTGACCAGCCCGGCGGCGGCGGTGGCGATCGCGGCCAGCAAGCTCGCCACCGCCCGCCGCCTGGAAGCCCATGGCATCCCGGTGGTGGAAACCCTGCCGCTGGACGCTTGGGCGGATCCGCCGTTCCCGCGGGTCGTCAAGCCCGACGACGGCGTCGGCTGCGAAGGCTCGCGCATCGTCGAAACCCCGGAAGCTTGGCGACACTGCCTGGAGCGGTTCGCGGGCCAAGGCTACGTGGCACAGCCCTTGATCGCGGGCGAGGCGCTGAGCCTATCCGCCCTATTCGCCCACGGCCAAGCCACGCCGTTGAGCCTCAACCACCAGCGCATCGCCCGCCGCGACGGCGGCTTCGTCCTCACCGGCTGCGGCGTCAACACCGTGGACGCCGCCACCGCCGCCGCCTGCGGGACGCTGGCCCCGGCCATCGCCGCCGCCCTCCCGGAACTGTGGGGTTACGCGGGCGTCGATTTCATCCTCACCCCGCAAGGGCCGCGAGTCCTGGAAATCAATCCGCGCCTGACCACCTCCTATACCGGCCTCGCCCGCGCCATCGGCGTCAATCCCGCCGGTTTGATCCTGGACCTCTGGCGGCATGGCCGCTTGCCAGACCCGGCCCGCCTGGACCGCGTCCCGGTCGAAATCACCCTGGAACCCGAGCATGAGCATTGA
- a CDS encoding hydantoinase/oxoprolinase family protein, translating into MSIELIGWDIGGAHLKAAALDASGHVLAVALEPCPLWQGLDRLHTALDRIFQRFAPAPGCRHAATMTGELVDLFPDRAAGVAALVDAMAARCGKDTLWIYAGHQGFIAADAVRPGDAGLIASANWLASGAWVATRLETALWLDIGSTTTDIFPIHGHRVTVRGYTDYERMRYDELIYTGIARTPVMAVAERAPFEGEWVGLMAEHFATMADVYRLTGELPEDADPLPAADGGGKTWTDSARRLARLFGRDADSAPPQRWRDAARYFREQQLAKLRSGVDRLGSRGLLDDSAPVVGAGVGRFLAQELAQRLKLAYVDFSDLFAVPARVPRIADCAPAVAVALLAAREVGSDDPQD; encoded by the coding sequence ATGAGCATTGAACTGATAGGCTGGGACATCGGCGGCGCCCATCTGAAAGCCGCCGCCCTGGACGCGTCGGGCCACGTCCTGGCCGTGGCCTTGGAACCCTGCCCGCTGTGGCAAGGACTGGACCGGCTGCATACGGCGCTGGACCGGATATTCCAGCGCTTCGCCCCCGCGCCCGGTTGCCGCCACGCCGCCACCATGACCGGCGAATTGGTCGATCTCTTCCCCGACCGGGCGGCGGGCGTGGCCGCGTTGGTGGACGCCATGGCCGCGCGTTGCGGAAAAGACACGCTCTGGATTTATGCCGGGCATCAAGGCTTCATCGCGGCGGACGCGGTCCGGCCCGGCGACGCGGGACTCATCGCCTCGGCCAATTGGCTGGCGAGCGGTGCCTGGGTGGCGACCCGGCTCGAAACCGCCCTCTGGCTCGATATCGGCAGCACGACCACGGATATATTTCCAATCCATGGACACCGGGTTACCGTCCGGGGCTATACCGATTACGAACGAATGCGCTACGATGAACTCATATATACCGGAATCGCCCGGACCCCGGTCATGGCCGTGGCGGAGCGGGCACCGTTCGAGGGCGAATGGGTCGGGCTCATGGCCGAGCATTTCGCCACCATGGCCGATGTCTATCGGCTGACCGGCGAATTGCCCGAGGACGCCGACCCGCTCCCGGCCGCCGATGGTGGCGGGAAGACCTGGACGGACAGCGCCCGCCGCCTCGCCCGGCTGTTCGGCAGGGACGCGGATTCGGCCCCGCCACAGCGCTGGCGCGATGCCGCCCGCTATTTCCGCGAACAGCAACTCGCCAAACTGCGCTCCGGGGTGGACCGATTAGGGTCGCGGGGCCTCCTCGACGATTCCGCGCCCGTGGTCGGGGCCGGCGTGGGCCGGTTCCTGGCCCAAGAACTCGCCCAACGATTGAAACTTGCCTATGTGGATTTCAGCGATTTGTTTGCCGTCCCGGCCCGTGTTCCCAGGATCGCGGATTGCGCCCCGGCGGTCGCCGTGGCCTTGCTGGCGGCGCGGGAGGTAGGGTCCGATGACCCCCAGGATTGA